In one Fodinicola acaciae genomic region, the following are encoded:
- a CDS encoding antibiotic biosynthesis monooxygenase family protein — protein MITLDGFDGALPLPAQLDALDIDQLGGAVTVVNVFVAPEGKKEEVVAAWTLDAKIMQAQQGYVRAQLYSAPGDSPVLVNVAVWESAAALATAINNIEFRQTLARYPDGTISHPQMVQPVAIPGVCGT, from the coding sequence ATGATCACGTTGGATGGCTTCGATGGCGCGTTGCCGCTGCCCGCGCAACTCGATGCGCTTGACATCGATCAGCTCGGCGGAGCCGTGACCGTTGTCAACGTCTTCGTCGCGCCCGAAGGCAAAAAGGAGGAGGTGGTTGCCGCCTGGACCCTCGATGCCAAGATAATGCAAGCCCAGCAAGGCTACGTACGGGCACAGCTGTATTCTGCTCCCGGAGATAGCCCGGTCCTGGTCAACGTCGCGGTGTGGGAATCCGCGGCCGCGCTCGCGACAGCGATAAACAACATCGAGTTCCGGCAGACGTTGGCCCGCTATCCAGACGGCACGATTTCCCATCCGCAAATGGTGCAGCCGGTCGCGATTCCGGGTGTTTGTGGGACGTAA
- a CDS encoding helix-turn-helix transcriptional regulator: protein MTTRLIGREDERAELRAAYAAAAQAAVVVLVAGPAGIGKTRLVREFIGDLGDEVLVVEGACRDFGPDRLPYEPFIPVLRRLVRAVGVAEATASLPERGTRGLARLLPEIAREAGQPDPRPDLDPGLGRAWLYEDVLTLLEHRAADRPLLVLLENLHRADRSTSELSTFLADNLSTPGLLLLGTYRPDEVDAAHPLWSVAHGNERVRQITLAGLDRAAVGQQVGELLGQPPDSPTIDRIFQRSEGNPLFIEALVAATEAPAGSLGHLLLGDVDRLGEQSRRIVRAAAVAGSPVHHDLLAAVAAGEGMDDLSLEAALRPLVRRRHFLVVEDGYAFRHELIREAVYGSLLPGERARLHRRCAEAIAANPRLASGHDAPAAIAHHWSAAGEHARAAEAAWHAAESARRAYAYAEQFRMLCRLLQLWHHLPRPRPNPWPSDRVTVMETAAAAALSAGEVAGGFAMTTAALTEIRQPDRAASMLVIRAELADRGGEDPLPDLRNALRLEPAMPVRARVLAAMATVERNQRRSAEAQDHAKQALAIAQQISDRQAEAEALLTLGALAARDAELSTAARLFSRATAAAEDAGAHDTRLLVAATASDALEAAGEHAAAARIARTGITLADELGLARTRGTLLTPNLTESLLSLGQWDDASRINHAALALAPPPLYRAYLHLNQATIGLRRGRVEQVAAIAEQARAAMRGQVRGVESCLEPDLLECRLANANDDRAAAAAIIEHATTTHDLSESPRYGWPLLLAGIQALTRRQHTRRLRDALADWSRRLQVSGRLQQAYAVTVAAHLTGHDAWVAAIAAWRELDQPYTLAETLTAAARAALSARRRTAADDYLTEAATIATTLAARPLLADIDRLAKRARLAVAATPKPSNPAGLTDRELEVLRLLTAGFSNRQIGEHLFISTKTAGVHVSHILAKLSLTTRLEAAAWGHHNNIRATSS, encoded by the coding sequence GTGACGACGAGGCTGATCGGACGCGAAGACGAGCGCGCCGAACTGCGGGCCGCCTACGCTGCCGCGGCCCAAGCGGCTGTCGTCGTCCTGGTCGCCGGGCCGGCCGGCATCGGCAAGACCCGGCTGGTACGCGAGTTCATCGGCGATCTCGGCGACGAGGTGCTGGTGGTCGAGGGTGCATGCCGTGATTTCGGCCCTGACCGGCTGCCGTACGAACCTTTCATCCCGGTGCTGCGCCGGTTGGTACGCGCGGTCGGCGTGGCGGAGGCGACCGCGTCGCTGCCCGAACGCGGCACCCGCGGCCTCGCGCGGCTCTTGCCGGAAATCGCGCGAGAGGCGGGTCAGCCCGACCCGCGACCGGACCTGGATCCGGGGCTGGGTCGTGCGTGGTTGTACGAGGACGTGTTGACGTTGCTTGAGCACCGGGCGGCGGACCGACCGCTGCTCGTCCTGCTGGAGAACCTGCATCGCGCCGACCGGTCGACCAGCGAGTTGTCGACCTTTCTCGCGGACAACCTGAGCACGCCGGGTCTGCTGCTGCTGGGGACGTACCGACCCGACGAGGTCGACGCCGCGCATCCGTTGTGGTCGGTCGCGCACGGCAACGAACGAGTCCGGCAGATCACGCTGGCCGGCTTGGATCGAGCCGCGGTCGGCCAGCAGGTCGGCGAGCTGCTGGGGCAGCCACCCGACTCGCCGACCATCGACCGGATTTTTCAGCGTAGCGAGGGAAATCCGCTGTTCATCGAGGCGCTCGTCGCGGCGACCGAGGCACCCGCCGGATCGCTGGGACACCTGCTTCTCGGCGATGTCGACCGGCTTGGCGAACAGAGCCGGCGGATCGTACGCGCGGCGGCCGTGGCGGGCAGCCCGGTTCACCACGACCTGTTAGCCGCCGTCGCCGCTGGGGAGGGCATGGACGACCTGTCCTTGGAGGCGGCGCTGCGGCCACTGGTACGCCGGCGCCACTTCCTGGTCGTCGAGGACGGATACGCGTTCAGGCACGAGCTGATCCGCGAAGCCGTGTACGGCAGCCTGTTGCCCGGTGAGCGCGCTCGCCTGCATCGCCGCTGCGCCGAGGCCATCGCGGCTAACCCGCGGCTGGCATCCGGTCACGATGCACCAGCCGCGATCGCGCACCACTGGTCGGCCGCCGGCGAACACGCGCGTGCGGCGGAGGCCGCATGGCACGCGGCGGAGTCGGCGCGACGCGCGTACGCCTATGCCGAACAGTTCCGAATGCTGTGCCGGCTCCTTCAGCTGTGGCATCACCTGCCGCGACCACGGCCGAACCCATGGCCGAGCGACCGGGTCACGGTCATGGAGACGGCCGCCGCGGCCGCGCTGAGCGCCGGCGAGGTGGCCGGCGGTTTCGCCATGACCACCGCGGCGCTCACCGAGATCCGCCAACCCGATCGTGCGGCGTCCATGCTGGTCATCCGTGCGGAGCTGGCCGATCGCGGTGGCGAGGATCCCCTGCCGGACCTACGAAACGCACTGCGGTTGGAGCCGGCGATGCCGGTACGCGCGAGAGTGCTGGCGGCGATGGCAACTGTCGAACGCAACCAGCGTCGGTCCGCCGAAGCGCAGGACCACGCCAAGCAGGCGTTGGCTATCGCGCAGCAGATCAGCGATCGGCAGGCAGAAGCCGAAGCCCTGCTCACCCTTGGCGCGCTCGCCGCACGAGACGCTGAACTGTCCACGGCCGCCAGGTTGTTCTCCAGAGCAACCGCCGCGGCCGAAGACGCCGGTGCGCACGACACGCGCCTGCTGGTCGCGGCAACGGCCTCAGACGCGTTGGAAGCCGCCGGAGAGCACGCCGCGGCGGCGCGGATCGCGCGTACCGGGATCACGCTGGCCGACGAGCTGGGGTTGGCTCGCACCCGAGGGACCCTGCTGACACCGAATCTCACGGAGTCGCTGCTATCTCTCGGCCAATGGGACGACGCCAGTCGTATCAACCACGCAGCGTTGGCGCTCGCGCCACCACCGCTCTATCGCGCCTACCTGCACCTCAACCAGGCGACCATCGGGCTTCGACGCGGTCGCGTCGAGCAGGTCGCCGCCATCGCCGAGCAGGCCAGAGCCGCCATGCGCGGCCAGGTGAGAGGGGTGGAGTCCTGCCTGGAACCGGATCTGCTGGAGTGCCGCCTCGCCAACGCCAACGATGACCGCGCAGCCGCCGCGGCGATCATCGAACACGCCACCACAACCCACGATCTGAGCGAAAGTCCGCGATATGGCTGGCCGCTGCTGCTCGCCGGCATTCAGGCGCTGACCCGCCGGCAGCACACCCGCCGGCTTCGTGACGCGCTCGCCGACTGGAGCCGTCGACTGCAGGTCAGCGGTCGCCTACAACAGGCGTACGCCGTCACCGTGGCAGCCCACCTCACGGGACACGACGCCTGGGTGGCAGCCATCGCCGCCTGGCGCGAGCTGGACCAGCCCTACACTCTCGCCGAGACATTGACCGCCGCCGCCCGAGCGGCCTTGTCGGCCCGCCGCCGGACCGCGGCAGACGACTACCTGACCGAGGCGGCGACGATCGCCACGACACTTGCCGCACGACCACTTCTGGCCGACATCGACCGGCTGGCCAAGCGGGCCAGACTGGCAGTCGCCGCCACCCCCAAGCCGAGCAACCCGGCGGGTCTCACCGACCGCGAGTTGGAGGTCCTGCGGCTGCTCACCGCCGGGTTCAGCAACCGGCAGATCGGCGAGCACCTGTTCATCTCGACCAAGACCGCCGGCGTCCACGTATCCCACATCCTGGCCAAGCTCTCGCTCACCACCCGACTCGAGGCAGCGGCCTGGGGACACCACAACAACATCCGCGCAACCAGCTCATGA
- a CDS encoding TetR/AcrR family transcriptional regulator: protein MAVRDTDRRSSVKHEAILRAATRIFLRDGYARASVAAIATGAGVGKETLYKHFASKEGLFLAAVDHARAAAGLGADGGAGLIVDTGDVTADLPATGERLVRALLAPEVAALHRLTIAEHGHHPQLQRYWRDGDDTQVHLDDAMADYFATCDRRGDLAVPDPALAASHFTTLLAAHARVRSLYGSQPLTDDEIRTIAKDTAELFLRAYGR from the coding sequence ATGGCGGTGCGCGACACGGATCGACGGTCGTCGGTCAAGCACGAGGCGATCCTGCGAGCGGCGACGCGGATCTTTCTCCGCGACGGCTACGCGCGGGCCAGCGTGGCGGCGATCGCCACCGGCGCCGGCGTCGGCAAAGAGACCCTCTACAAGCATTTCGCCAGCAAGGAGGGACTGTTCCTGGCCGCGGTCGATCACGCCAGAGCGGCCGCCGGACTTGGCGCCGACGGCGGCGCCGGCCTCATCGTCGACACCGGCGACGTGACGGCCGACCTGCCCGCGACCGGCGAGCGGTTGGTACGTGCCCTCCTCGCCCCCGAGGTCGCGGCACTACATCGCCTCACCATCGCGGAGCACGGGCACCATCCGCAGCTGCAGCGCTATTGGCGCGACGGCGACGACACACAAGTGCATCTGGACGATGCGATGGCCGACTACTTCGCCACCTGCGACCGACGTGGCGACCTTGCCGTACCAGACCCGGCATTGGCCGCCAGCCACTTCACCACGCTGCTGGCCGCGCATGCTCGCGTCCGCTCGCTTTACGGCAGTCAGCCACTCACCGACGACGAGATCCGGACGATCGCCAAGGACACGGCCGAGCTTTTCCTGCGCGCGTACGGCCGGTGA
- a CDS encoding IS701 family transposase, producing MAAGHSVEHGVDPVRWQAEFDELVASIGPRFFRVEPRLRVQRFLAGLLSDMPVKNCWTIAEHAGETGPDGMQRLLANAAWDQDGVRDDLRAYVVDRLADADAVLVVDETGDLKKGNKTVGVQRQYSGTAGRIENCQIAVYLSYVTKRGHAFIDRELYLPRSWMDDDPSCQGRRAVAGVPEDIEFATKPELARMMILAALDAGVLAKWATADEVYGQNPGLRETLSAARIGYVLAVPCSYLVPTTDADTGDGRRVRADALIAGLDASRWGRYSAGDGAKGQRLYDWARVPIAAEDGHQWLLVRRSISTGELAYYHCYSPRPVKLATLVGVAGQRWPIEENFQTSKGQTGLDAHQVRHWISWYRWTVLVMLAHAFLTALAATAPQSPIVNGKPVIPLTLAEIRRLFNAFVIHIRQTVNEVLHWSLWRRHHQATAKQAHYQRQQALQA from the coding sequence GTGGCCGCTGGTCACAGCGTAGAACACGGGGTGGACCCGGTCCGATGGCAGGCGGAGTTCGATGAGCTGGTCGCGAGTATCGGGCCGCGGTTCTTTCGGGTGGAGCCTCGTCTGAGGGTCCAACGGTTCCTGGCTGGTTTGTTGTCGGATATGCCCGTGAAGAACTGCTGGACGATCGCCGAGCATGCAGGTGAGACGGGGCCGGATGGGATGCAACGGCTGCTGGCCAACGCGGCGTGGGATCAGGATGGCGTGCGTGATGATCTGCGTGCCTATGTGGTGGACCGGTTGGCTGATGCCGACGCGGTGCTGGTCGTTGACGAGACTGGAGATCTGAAGAAGGGCAATAAGACAGTCGGGGTGCAGCGGCAGTACTCCGGCACCGCGGGACGGATCGAGAACTGCCAGATCGCCGTTTATCTCAGCTACGTCACCAAACGTGGGCACGCTTTCATCGATCGCGAACTGTATCTGCCGCGCAGCTGGATGGACGACGATCCCAGCTGCCAGGGCCGTCGAGCTGTCGCCGGGGTTCCCGAGGACATCGAGTTCGCCACCAAGCCGGAGCTGGCGAGGATGATGATCCTGGCCGCGCTGGATGCCGGTGTTCTGGCGAAATGGGCGACAGCGGATGAGGTGTACGGGCAAAATCCTGGTCTGCGTGAGACCCTGTCCGCGGCCCGGATCGGCTACGTGCTCGCCGTGCCGTGCTCCTATCTGGTGCCGACCACTGACGCAGATACCGGAGATGGCCGGCGAGTTCGCGCTGACGCGCTGATCGCCGGCCTCGACGCTTCCAGGTGGGGTCGCTACTCGGCCGGTGATGGCGCCAAAGGGCAGCGCCTCTACGACTGGGCCAGAGTCCCCATCGCCGCCGAGGATGGTCACCAATGGCTGCTGGTGCGTCGCAGCATCAGCACCGGGGAACTGGCCTACTACCACTGCTATTCACCACGTCCGGTCAAACTGGCCACTCTGGTCGGTGTCGCCGGCCAGCGTTGGCCAATAGAGGAGAACTTCCAAACCAGTAAAGGGCAAACCGGCCTGGACGCCCACCAGGTCCGGCACTGGATCTCCTGGTACCGATGGACAGTCCTGGTCATGCTCGCGCACGCATTCCTCACCGCGCTCGCGGCAACCGCTCCCCAGTCGCCGATCGTCAACGGAAAGCCAGTCATTCCCTTAACACTTGCCGAGATCCGCCGCCTCTTCAACGCGTTCGTCATCCACATCCGCCAAACAGTCAACGAAGTTCTCCATTGGTCACTCTGGCGTCGACACCATCAAGCCACCGCCAAGCAAGCCCACTACCAGCGACAACAGGCGCTACAGGCCTAA
- a CDS encoding MarR family winged helix-turn-helix transcriptional regulator translates to MDDASRTSAGEATTRLVLTLFRTHGLILAAGDRIARRESLTPARWQVLGAIALAGRSLTVAQIARRMGLTRQSVHATVRRLAEQKLVELLPNADHRRSPVVQLTSTGRTAYANIDRRQAKWANELGADITIADLETADRVLSALCLRLENDEPSPTTAPIARRKQR, encoded by the coding sequence GTGGACGATGCGAGTCGGACATCTGCAGGAGAGGCGACCACTCGCCTTGTCCTGACGCTGTTCCGTACGCATGGGCTGATACTGGCCGCAGGTGATCGGATCGCGCGCCGCGAGTCGCTCACGCCCGCACGTTGGCAGGTCCTCGGCGCGATCGCCTTGGCGGGCCGATCCCTTACCGTCGCGCAGATCGCTCGACGCATGGGCTTGACCAGGCAAAGTGTGCACGCCACAGTACGGCGCCTTGCCGAGCAGAAACTTGTCGAGCTCTTACCCAACGCCGATCACCGCCGCTCGCCAGTCGTGCAGTTGACCTCGACCGGTCGAACGGCGTACGCGAATATCGACCGCCGTCAAGCCAAATGGGCGAACGAACTGGGCGCTGACATCACGATCGCCGATCTTGAGACGGCCGATCGCGTGCTCAGTGCACTCTGTCTTCGACTGGAAAATGACGAGCCTTCCCCTACGACCGCGCCAATCGCGCGACGCAAACAGCGGTAG
- a CDS encoding GNAT family N-acetyltransferase — MQPVIRAFDDGDQEAVIALSLRAWAPVFASLAKVLESSGVYTRLHPDWRVSQREAVINVCRSADQQVWVADANASVIGFVAVTQHHDAGIGEISMLAVDPSHQHTGVGGLLTSFALDQIKNSGMRVAMVETGGDDGHAPARRLYEQAGFTQLPVARYFKKL; from the coding sequence ATGCAACCCGTGATCCGGGCGTTCGACGATGGTGACCAGGAAGCGGTGATCGCGCTGTCGCTCCGCGCCTGGGCGCCGGTCTTCGCTTCGCTGGCAAAGGTCCTGGAATCCTCGGGCGTCTATACACGGCTCCACCCCGACTGGCGCGTCAGTCAACGGGAAGCTGTGATCAATGTGTGTCGTTCGGCTGACCAGCAGGTGTGGGTCGCTGATGCCAATGCGTCCGTCATCGGCTTCGTCGCCGTCACGCAACACCACGACGCTGGCATAGGCGAGATCTCGATGCTGGCCGTCGACCCCAGCCACCAGCACACCGGTGTCGGAGGCTTGTTGACGTCCTTCGCGCTGGACCAGATCAAGAACAGCGGCATGCGGGTGGCGATGGTGGAGACCGGCGGCGACGACGGACACGCTCCTGCCCGCCGACTCTACGAACAAGCCGGATTCACTCAACTGCCGGTTGCTCGCTATTTCAAGAAGCTGTAA
- a CDS encoding MFS transporter yields the protein MSEQVVEPARPLLHVRMVLLLTMIVTAMASFYLLLSVVPLYGSTYGTGVAGMSTATMMLGTVLVELIAPAVLSRLGPRTSILIGVGLLGVPALALTITLDGVAGLVLLLVVCLARGGGLGIVVVAGAALAAELAPAGRRTESIGLYGLASAVPSIVALPLGLWAVPQIGYVTLFIAAAVVAVPALFAAAGLPSTTTTPERHAGVASALLVGGLARPAIVFAATTLAAGVCVTFLPLAVPADQRHWAAAGLFAQSIATPLARWWAGRYGDRVGAGRLLWPALIASAVGIAALCWTGSPVAVIAGMCVFGIGFGVAQNVTLALMYERVPREQYGRASALWNLAFDGGMGLGAAGFGTVVAFSGYPGAFAITAAAVFAALFPALLDLRRK from the coding sequence GTGTCTGAACAGGTTGTGGAACCGGCGAGGCCGCTGCTGCACGTCCGGATGGTGTTGCTGCTGACGATGATCGTCACCGCGATGGCCAGCTTCTACCTGCTGCTGTCGGTGGTGCCGCTGTACGGATCGACGTACGGCACAGGTGTCGCCGGTATGTCGACCGCGACGATGATGCTGGGAACCGTCCTGGTCGAGCTCATCGCTCCGGCCGTACTGAGCCGCCTCGGTCCGCGCACGTCCATCCTGATCGGCGTTGGCCTGCTCGGTGTTCCGGCGCTCGCGCTGACCATCACGCTCGACGGTGTCGCCGGTCTGGTCCTTCTGCTGGTGGTCTGCCTAGCACGGGGAGGTGGGTTGGGGATCGTGGTGGTGGCCGGCGCGGCGCTCGCCGCCGAACTCGCGCCGGCCGGCCGGCGCACCGAAAGCATCGGGCTTTACGGGTTGGCGTCGGCGGTTCCGTCCATCGTGGCGTTGCCACTGGGCCTGTGGGCCGTGCCGCAGATCGGCTACGTGACACTGTTCATCGCCGCCGCGGTGGTGGCCGTACCCGCCCTGTTCGCCGCCGCGGGCCTGCCGTCGACGACCACGACACCCGAACGCCACGCAGGTGTCGCCAGCGCACTGCTGGTCGGCGGCCTGGCCAGGCCGGCGATCGTCTTCGCCGCCACGACGCTGGCCGCCGGCGTGTGCGTCACGTTCCTGCCGTTGGCAGTGCCGGCCGACCAGCGGCACTGGGCCGCTGCCGGCTTGTTTGCCCAGTCGATCGCGACGCCACTGGCGCGTTGGTGGGCCGGCCGGTACGGCGACCGCGTCGGCGCCGGCCGGCTGCTGTGGCCGGCCCTGATCGCATCCGCGGTCGGCATCGCGGCCTTGTGCTGGACCGGTTCACCGGTCGCCGTCATCGCCGGGATGTGCGTCTTCGGGATCGGCTTCGGAGTCGCGCAGAACGTCACCCTGGCCCTGATGTACGAGCGGGTGCCCCGCGAGCAGTACGGCCGGGCGAGCGCGCTGTGGAACCTGGCGTTCGATGGTGGCATGGGGCTAGGTGCGGCCGGTTTTGGCACCGTGGTTGCCTTTTCCGGCTATCCGGGTGCGTTCGCCATCACCGCGGCGGCCGTTTTCGCCGCGCTGTTCCCGGCATTGCTGGACCTACGGAGGAAATGA
- a CDS encoding DHA2 family efflux MFS transporter permease subunit, with the protein MERLDPGLVRLALVLMLGSVAIGLDMTVVLVALPSLTTQFGATAATIQWVTTGYVLALTAVVPLSGWLVGRFGARTSWLVALAVFLAGSLLCGLAWSIDALIACRVVQGLGGGLLMPLVRTILAQAAGPARMGRAMVFVAVPGSLTPTLGPVLGGVAVGTLGWRWVFVLQVPLCLIALLLAWRTVPVNRATVSGVRLDATGLALLSSGLVALVYGLSDSGNNGFTVASVCGAVLGVGLLVGYACHALRTTTRPIIDLRLLRYRSFAASSALLFLLGGSLFGSFFLLPLYFQQARGVGTLETGFLLVPLGLGMAVSMTYAGRLIDRIGTDKPVVVCGMLITAAGLAPYVAAGPNLSLYFLAGALLVVGLGVGAVMLAAMTATYRGVPDRHTAAATSASRIAQQIGQVIGTALLAFTLQRGISTAEQTTAFHVAFGCALGLSALAFIPAMLFPQVGEKKVQQPAGAVRR; encoded by the coding sequence ATGGAACGTCTGGATCCGGGCCTGGTCCGGCTCGCTTTGGTACTCATGTTGGGAAGCGTGGCGATCGGCCTGGACATGACGGTCGTATTGGTCGCGCTGCCGTCGCTGACCACCCAGTTCGGAGCGACCGCGGCGACGATCCAGTGGGTGACGACCGGCTACGTACTGGCGTTGACCGCCGTGGTGCCGTTGTCCGGATGGCTGGTGGGCCGTTTCGGTGCGCGTACGTCGTGGCTCGTGGCGCTCGCGGTCTTCCTTGCCGGCTCACTGCTGTGCGGGCTCGCCTGGTCGATCGACGCCCTGATCGCCTGCCGCGTCGTGCAGGGCCTCGGCGGTGGGCTGTTGATGCCGCTGGTGCGTACGATCCTCGCGCAGGCCGCCGGACCGGCGCGGATGGGACGAGCGATGGTCTTCGTCGCGGTCCCCGGCAGTCTGACACCGACGCTGGGACCGGTACTTGGCGGCGTCGCCGTCGGAACACTCGGATGGCGCTGGGTTTTCGTCCTGCAGGTCCCGTTGTGCCTGATCGCGCTGCTGCTCGCCTGGCGTACGGTCCCGGTCAATCGCGCGACCGTCAGTGGCGTGCGGTTGGACGCCACCGGACTCGCGCTGCTGTCATCGGGCCTGGTCGCGCTTGTCTATGGACTGTCCGACAGCGGCAACAACGGCTTCACCGTCGCCTCGGTCTGCGGTGCGGTCCTCGGGGTTGGTCTGCTGGTCGGATACGCGTGTCATGCCTTGCGTACCACCACTCGGCCCATCATCGACCTGCGGTTGCTGCGCTATCGATCCTTCGCCGCGTCCAGCGCTCTGCTGTTCCTGCTTGGCGGCTCCCTGTTCGGCTCGTTCTTCCTGTTGCCGCTGTACTTCCAACAGGCTCGTGGTGTCGGCACGCTGGAGACCGGTTTCCTACTGGTCCCCCTCGGCCTCGGGATGGCCGTGTCGATGACGTACGCCGGACGCCTGATCGACCGCATCGGCACGGACAAGCCGGTCGTCGTCTGCGGGATGCTGATCACCGCCGCGGGCCTGGCGCCGTACGTGGCCGCCGGCCCGAACCTCAGCCTGTATTTCCTCGCCGGAGCACTGCTGGTCGTCGGCCTCGGTGTCGGCGCCGTCATGCTGGCCGCGATGACAGCCACCTATCGTGGCGTACCCGACCGGCACACGGCCGCCGCGACGAGCGCCAGTCGCATCGCACAGCAGATCGGCCAGGTCATCGGCACCGCGCTGCTCGCGTTCACCCTCCAACGCGGGATCAGCACGGCCGAACAGACCACCGCCTTCCACGTCGCATTCGGCTGCGCGCTCGGACTCAGCGCTCTCGCCTTCATCCCGGCCATGCTTTTCCCGCAAGTGGGGGAAAAGAAGGTCCAGCAGCCGGCCGGCGCCGTACGCCGCTGA